A section of the Leptolyngbyaceae cyanobacterium genome encodes:
- the murC gene encoding UDP-N-acetylmuramate--L-alanine ligase, giving the protein MLNSVDFSGRPFHFIGIGGIGMSALAYVIAKRKLPVSGSDIRPSHITQRLQAIGAHIFGSQDAKNLEFFNSKSDSACIAEATTAVGVGTAKMGIAESAKNSQSNSLVELPKDSLPQVICSTAININNAEYRAALELGCPIFHRSDLLAALIKDYYSIAVAGTHGKTTTSSMIGYLLLQAGSDPTIVVGGEVTAWEGNARVGQGEYLVAEADESDGSLVKLSSQIGVVTNIELDHPDHYENLEEVIATFQTFAQSCQTTIGCIDCATVRERLKPTITYSLQSDSDADYIADLAVYQADGTTARIWEKGKILGQLNLKLLGRHNLSNALAAVAVGRHLGLTFSAIAQALATFQGARRRFENRGEINGIRLIDDYAHHPSEINATLAAARIQAKELWNSSQGRVVAIFQPHRYSRTSTFLSEFGQCFDNADVVVVTDIYSAGEANPMQISGEQVARVIALNHSEVTYQPSLASVKHFLTQTLRPGDIAIFLGAGNINQVIPEVMAFYEKAEPGVHQECHRRA; this is encoded by the coding sequence ATGCTAAATTCAGTAGATTTTAGCGGGAGGCCATTTCATTTCATCGGCATTGGTGGAATCGGAATGTCTGCTCTCGCCTACGTTATAGCGAAACGGAAACTGCCTGTATCCGGCTCAGATATTCGCCCCAGTCATATTACTCAGCGTTTGCAAGCGATCGGGGCTCATATATTTGGTAGCCAAGATGCCAAAAATTTAGAATTTTTTAACTCTAAATCCGACTCGGCTTGTATAGCAGAAGCTACTACTGCCGTTGGCGTAGGAACTGCAAAGATGGGAATTGCTGAGTCAGCGAAAAATAGCCAAAGTAATTCTTTAGTGGAGTTACCAAAGGATTCTCTGCCTCAGGTTATTTGTTCGACGGCGATCAATATCAACAATGCTGAGTATAGAGCAGCACTAGAATTAGGATGCCCGATTTTCCATCGTTCGGACTTACTGGCTGCCCTGATTAAAGATTATTACAGTATTGCCGTGGCCGGTACTCATGGAAAAACTACTACTAGTAGTATGATAGGGTATCTGTTGCTACAGGCGGGTAGCGATCCGACCATCGTAGTCGGAGGAGAAGTTACTGCCTGGGAAGGTAATGCAAGGGTAGGACAGGGCGAGTATCTGGTAGCAGAAGCAGATGAATCTGATGGCTCTCTAGTCAAACTATCTTCTCAAATTGGTGTAGTGACTAATATCGAACTGGATCACCCAGACCACTACGAGAATTTGGAAGAAGTGATCGCTACGTTCCAAACATTTGCCCAAAGTTGTCAAACCACGATCGGTTGCATTGACTGTGCCACCGTTCGAGAGCGACTCAAACCTACAATCACCTATAGTCTTCAATCCGATTCCGATGCTGACTACATTGCCGATCTTGCAGTCTATCAAGCTGATGGTACTACTGCCAGGATTTGGGAAAAAGGGAAAATTCTGGGGCAATTAAACCTGAAGTTGTTGGGACGGCATAATCTCAGCAATGCTCTAGCAGCAGTAGCAGTAGGCAGACACTTAGGCTTGACTTTTTCTGCGATCGCGCAAGCATTAGCGACATTTCAGGGAGCCCGTCGCCGCTTTGAAAATCGAGGCGAAATCAACGGTATCCGTTTAATAGATGATTACGCTCACCACCCCAGTGAAATTAATGCCACGCTAGCAGCCGCACGCATCCAAGCCAAAGAATTGTGGAACTCTTCTCAAGGAAGAGTGGTTGCCATATTCCAACCCCATCGCTACAGTCGCACGTCTACTTTCTTATCAGAATTCGGTCAGTGCTTCGATAATGCCGATGTAGTTGTAGTGACGGATATTTACAGCGCGGGTGAAGCAAACCCGATGCAAATTAGCGGTGAGCAAGTAGCAAGGGTAATAGCGCTCAACCACTCGGAGGTAACCTACCAACCTTCTCTGGCGTCAGTAAAACACTTTCTCACGCAAACTTTACGTCCTGGTGACATTGCCATCTTTTTAGGGGCTGGGAACATAAATCAGGTGATCCCAGAGGTCATGGCCTTTTACGAAAAGGCCGAGCCAGGTGTGCATCAAGAATGTCACCGTCGCGCCTAA
- a CDS encoding YbaB/EbfC family nucleoid-associated protein produces the protein MTQKQGFGFGLGKMKELAEAFKKAQQVQEGAKRLQEELEQMEIEGQSGDGSVKVVLNGNQEPRRVEISADALGQGAEALSATVTAAMKDAYEKSTATMRSRMEELTSGLELPGF, from the coding sequence ATGACACAGAAACAGGGATTTGGCTTCGGTCTTGGCAAAATGAAAGAACTGGCCGAAGCTTTTAAGAAAGCTCAGCAAGTTCAAGAAGGTGCGAAAAGGCTTCAAGAAGAATTGGAGCAAATGGAAATAGAAGGACAATCCGGAGATGGTTCAGTTAAGGTTGTTCTCAACGGCAATCAAGAACCCCGCCGGGTAGAAATTTCTGCCGACGCCCTCGGACAAGGAGCAGAAGCCCTTTCTGCAACCGTTACGGCAGCAATGAAAGACGCTTATGAAAAATCTACAGCTACTATGCGGAGTCGCATGGAAGAGTTGACCAGTGGCCTGGAACTGCCAGGGTTTTAA
- the murB gene encoding UDP-N-acetylmuramate dehydrogenase has translation MTVSEHLSQVLKVANSEVPFLKINQPKETPLYIPGTECLIKSQVSLSSMTSYKVGGPAEWFVAPRKLDELQASFEWAIERDLPITLLGAGSNLLISDRGLSGLVICTRHLRHTHFEPETGQVTAAAGEPLVRLAWQAAERGWEGLEWAVGIPGTVGGAVVMNAGAHTSCTADILVKADVLSPDGTNQALKPEDLGYSYRTSLLQGERRLVTNATFQLKPGADPVKVMAKTAQLLKQRHSTQPYNKPSCGSVFRNPKPHAAGWLIEQTGLKGHRIGGATVAERHANFILNCGGATASDIFNLIRYIQNQVEQHWSLKLEPEVKIIGEFQPI, from the coding sequence ATGACTGTCTCCGAACACCTTTCCCAAGTCCTGAAAGTGGCTAACTCAGAAGTCCCTTTTTTGAAAATCAATCAACCAAAAGAAACTCCCCTTTATATTCCAGGTACAGAATGTCTGATTAAATCTCAAGTTTCTCTTTCTAGCATGACTTCCTATAAAGTCGGTGGCCCTGCGGAGTGGTTTGTCGCTCCCAGAAAGCTGGATGAATTACAAGCCAGTTTTGAATGGGCGATCGAGCGCGACTTGCCGATTACTTTATTAGGAGCAGGCTCGAATTTATTAATTAGCGATCGCGGTTTATCAGGTTTGGTCATTTGTACCCGCCACCTCCGCCATACCCACTTTGAGCCCGAAACAGGTCAAGTAACCGCTGCTGCTGGCGAACCCCTAGTACGTCTAGCGTGGCAAGCCGCCGAACGGGGTTGGGAAGGTTTAGAATGGGCCGTTGGGATTCCAGGTACGGTAGGGGGTGCTGTAGTGATGAATGCAGGCGCTCACACTAGCTGTACGGCAGATATCTTAGTGAAAGCCGATGTACTCTCTCCCGACGGTACTAATCAAGCTCTCAAGCCGGAAGACTTGGGCTATAGCTATCGCACCTCCCTACTTCAAGGCGAGAGACGCTTAGTTACCAACGCTACTTTCCAGTTGAAACCAGGCGCAGATCCGGTTAAAGTAATGGCAAAAACTGCTCAATTGCTCAAGCAGCGCCATAGTACCCAACCTTATAACAAGCCTAGCTGCGGCAGTGTCTTCCGCAATCCCAAACCTCATGCAGCTGGTTGGTTAATCGAACAAACCGGTCTCAAAGGTCATCGGATTGGAGGAGCGACAGTAGCCGAACGACACGCTAATTTTATTCTCAACTGCGGCGGAGCAACGGCTAGCGATATATTTAACCTGATTCGCTATATTCAAAACCAAGTCGAGCAGCACTGGTCTCTCAAATTAGAACCAGAGGTGAAGATAATCGGAGAATTTCAACCGATTTAG
- a CDS encoding orange carotenoid protein N-terminal domain-containing protein, which yields MVASQNTIKSQALTQETLKVVENFENLGTDEKLALLYFIYKKMGDSITPAVPAATDPELAPKLLGDFYQLSDEDQLAVMRQIVNCENTEYSHAYGVLKENNQLMVWFAWAQAMGNTVVDMPSDYNATEAINSILSQIEGLDFEGQISVLRTVASRMGYNEIKPIATQAETGKTPSL from the coding sequence ATGGTTGCTAGCCAAAACACCATCAAGTCTCAAGCCCTTACACAAGAAACTCTAAAAGTTGTCGAGAATTTTGAAAATCTAGGTACTGATGAAAAATTAGCCCTCCTTTATTTTATCTATAAAAAAATGGGAGATTCAATTACACCAGCAGTACCTGCCGCAACAGATCCAGAATTAGCACCCAAACTACTAGGAGATTTTTATCAATTATCCGATGAAGATCAACTAGCAGTAATGAGACAAATAGTTAACTGCGAAAACACAGAATATTCTCATGCTTACGGCGTTTTGAAAGAAAACAATCAATTAATGGTTTGGTTTGCTTGGGCGCAAGCTATGGGCAATACGGTAGTTGATATGCCATCAGACTACAATGCTACCGAAGCTATTAATAGTATCCTTTCTCAGATTGAAGGTCTTGACTTTGAAGGACAAATTTCCGTTCTACGCACAGTAGCCAGTCGGATGGGTTACAATGAAATCAAGCCAATCGCTACTCAAGCTGAAACTGGTAAAACTCCTAGCCTTTAG